In one window of Escherichia coli DSM 30083 = JCM 1649 = ATCC 11775 DNA:
- the yqiJ gene encoding OB-fold-containig protein translates to MILFADYNTPYLFAISFVLLIGLLEIFALICGHMLSGALDAHLDHYDSITTGHISQALHYLNIGRLPALVVLCLLAGFFGLIGILLQHACVTLWQSPLPNLFVVPVSLLFTIIAVHYTGKVVAPWIPRDHSSAITEEEYVGSMALITGHQATSGNPCEGKLTDQFGQIHYLLLEPEEGKTFTKGDKVLIICRLSATRYLAENNPWPQIL, encoded by the coding sequence ATGATTTTATTCGCCGACTATAACACCCCTTATCTTTTCGCTATTTCCTTTGTACTCTTGATCGGCCTTTTAGAAATTTTTGCACTTATCTGCGGTCACATGCTCTCCGGTGCTCTTGATGCACATCTTGACCATTATGATTCCATAACCACAGGTCATATTAGCCAGGCACTTCATTATCTCAATATTGGAAGATTACCAGCTCTCGTCGTCCTCTGCTTACTCGCTGGTTTTTTTGGTCTTATTGGCATCCTGTTGCAACATGCCTGCGTTACGCTCTGGCAATCACCACTCCCCAACCTGTTCGTGGTTCCTGTCAGTTTACTGTTTACAATTATTGCAGTGCATTATACCGGTAAAGTCGTTGCACCCTGGATTCCACGCGACCATAGTTCAGCTATTACAGAAGAAGAATATGTTGGTAGCATGGCATTAATTACCGGCCATCAAGCCACTTCAGGTAACCCTTGCGAAGGAAAACTCACCGATCAATTTGGCCAAATACATTATTTGCTACTGGAGCCTGAAGAAGGAAAAACTTTCACTAAAGGAGACAAAGTGTTAATTATTTGCCGACTTTCTGCAACGCGATATTTGGCGGAAAATAATCCCTGGCCCCAGATATTGTGA
- the glgS gene encoding cell surface composition regulator GlgS, whose protein sequence is MDHSLNSLNNFDFLARSFARMHAEGRPVDILAVTGNMDEEHRTWFCARYAWYCQQMMQTRELELEH, encoded by the coding sequence ATGGATCATAGTCTTAATTCTTTAAATAATTTCGATTTTCTCGCGCGTAGTTTTGCCAGAATGCACGCAGAAGGTCGCCCGGTCGATATTCTGGCCGTTACTGGTAACATGGATGAAGAACATAGAACCTGGTTTTGCGCGCGTTATGCCTGGTATTGCCAACAGATGATGCAAACCAGAGAACTTGAATTAGAACACTGA
- the ubiK gene encoding ubiquinone biosynthesis accessory factor UbiK, with translation MIDPKKIEQIARQVHESMPKGIREFGEDVEKKIRQTLQAQLTRLDLVSREEFDVQTQVLLRTREKLALLEQRISELEARNNPIAELQSPPAIPPVDKAE, from the coding sequence ATGATTGACCCGAAAAAAATTGAGCAAATCGCTCGCCAGGTTCACGAATCAATGCCTAAAGGAATCAGGGAGTTCGGGGAAGATGTGGAGAAAAAAATCCGCCAAACCCTACAAGCGCAGCTGACGCGTCTCGATCTGGTAAGCCGCGAAGAATTCGACGTTCAGACGCAAGTCCTGTTACGGACTCGTGAAAAACTGGCGTTACTGGAGCAGCGCATCAGCGAACTGGAAGCGCGCAATAATCCGATAGCAGAACTTCAATCTCCTCCGGCTATCCCGCCAGTTGATAAAGCAGAATAA